Proteins from a single region of Streptomyces vinaceus:
- a CDS encoding DUF7144 family membrane protein, with the protein MSSTPSGTTGSGTPTGTGNAWAAGGTTFAGVLMIVSGVFGIIEGIVALANDEVYTHLGDYTFKFDLTAWGWIHLIVGILVLVAGAAILKGSEAGRIAGIALTCLYVIVHFMWLPYQPLWSIVAILVGVFVIWALCTDNSRQARY; encoded by the coding sequence ATGAGCAGCACGCCGAGTGGAACGACCGGTAGCGGCACACCGACCGGCACCGGCAACGCATGGGCCGCGGGCGGCACGACGTTCGCGGGCGTCCTGATGATCGTCAGCGGCGTCTTCGGCATCATCGAGGGCATCGTCGCCCTCGCCAACGACGAGGTGTACACGCACCTGGGCGACTACACCTTCAAGTTCGACCTCACGGCCTGGGGCTGGATCCATCTCATCGTCGGCATCCTGGTCCTCGTCGCCGGCGCGGCGATCCTCAAGGGCTCGGAGGCAGGCCGGATCGCCGGCATCGCTCTGACCTGCCTGTACGTGATCGTGCACTTCATGTGGCTGCCGTACCAGCCGCTCTGGTCGATCGTCGCCATCCTCGTCGGCGTGTTCGTCATCTGGGCCCTGTGCACCGACAACTCCCGCCAGGCGAGGTACTGA
- a CDS encoding pyroglutamyl peptidase translates to MKLLRRTASLAALLATVLPLTVTAPAHAADASSCRTTPSAPLDTEQARLADARTTALVERAGFGDFVRRFPAALCSVRTPAEAGPLLDSWGEALWQSAVRRAQGQRPGGDLPAGDDRPLYWTRLAMTTALARWEPGFPVDRPALRARFEDASRGLADNDFRTPAGVRRVFISGFDPFGLDAELRRANPSGSAALQLNGRRITLADGSRAEVRAVVLPVRYADFDAGIVERAFAPRLAGGAGAADVITTISQGYPGIFTLEAWAGRARSADPYPDNTGSLSGGSREHPVTAPGMGPGPEFIRTTLPTDAATGSVQSPYPVLLNTAVTEIPAGATVPEDREDGPTPGSRAVEGGGGGYLSNEVAYRSNRLRGELAPRLPGGHLHTPVLTGLPADPGLLTGPEFERNETAITAEVRAVLEHTAARP, encoded by the coding sequence ATGAAGCTCTTACGGCGTACCGCCTCCCTCGCAGCCCTACTTGCCACCGTCCTCCCCCTGACCGTCACCGCGCCCGCGCACGCGGCCGACGCCTCCTCCTGCCGTACGACCCCCTCCGCGCCCCTCGACACCGAGCAGGCGCGGCTCGCGGACGCCCGGACCACCGCCCTCGTCGAACGCGCCGGCTTCGGCGATTTCGTACGGCGCTTCCCCGCCGCGCTGTGCTCGGTCCGCACCCCCGCCGAGGCCGGGCCGCTGCTCGACAGCTGGGGCGAGGCGCTCTGGCAGTCCGCCGTACGACGCGCCCAGGGGCAGCGCCCCGGCGGCGACCTCCCGGCCGGGGACGACCGCCCGCTGTACTGGACCCGGCTCGCCATGACCACCGCGCTCGCCCGCTGGGAGCCCGGATTCCCCGTCGACCGCCCCGCGCTGCGCGCCCGCTTCGAAGACGCCTCCCGCGGCCTCGCCGACAACGACTTCCGGACTCCTGCGGGCGTACGGCGCGTCTTCATCAGCGGCTTCGACCCGTTCGGGCTCGACGCCGAACTGCGCCGCGCCAACCCCTCCGGTTCCGCCGCCCTCCAGCTCAACGGGCGCCGCATCACCCTGGCCGACGGCAGCCGCGCCGAGGTCCGGGCCGTCGTCCTGCCCGTGCGCTACGCCGACTTCGACGCCGGCATCGTGGAGCGCGCCTTCGCCCCGCGCCTGGCCGGCGGCGCCGGCGCGGCGGACGTCATCACCACCATCAGCCAGGGCTACCCGGGCATCTTCACCCTGGAGGCCTGGGCGGGCCGGGCCCGGTCGGCGGATCCGTATCCCGACAACACCGGCTCCCTCTCCGGAGGTTCCCGCGAGCATCCGGTGACCGCCCCCGGCATGGGCCCCGGGCCCGAGTTCATCCGGACCACGCTGCCGACCGACGCGGCGACGGGCTCCGTCCAGAGCCCGTACCCGGTGCTGCTCAACACGGCCGTCACCGAGATCCCGGCGGGCGCCACCGTGCCGGAGGACCGCGAGGACGGCCCGACCCCGGGCTCCCGGGCGGTGGAGGGCGGCGGGGGCGGCTACCTCTCCAACGAGGTGGCCTACCGCTCGAACCGTCTGCGCGGCGAACTCGCCCCGCGGCTGCCCGGCGGCCATCTGCACACCCCCGTACTCACCGGCCTCCCGGCGGATCCCGGCCTGCTGACGGGCCCCGAGTTCGAGCGCAACGAGACCGCGATCACCGCCGAGGTCCGCGCCGTCCTGGAACACACCGCCGCCCGTCCCTGA
- a CDS encoding serine/threonine-protein kinase: MSLASAARPLAPPLPPGAVLAPGYEVLAHLDRTGWLDLYDAWSEERDCRCVVKVLRPDHRERARSAGRLVREGRWLQRFTHPHLVRAYETFESPEPLVVLETLTGETLSHLIERLPRRASAADVAVLGGQLCSALHYLHGRGLLHLDLKPANVVVECGHAKVLDLSVARPPGAAPAGVGTFGYMAPEQARGGLLSAAADVWGIGVILYELATGELPFDPGDTVDGTTDGAAPYWYPQLEETAPPVCARRRLPAALAAAVDGCLRPDPADRPSVPELSAALDSTLPRRRRDPSDAG; this comes from the coding sequence ATGAGCCTCGCGAGCGCCGCCCGCCCCCTGGCTCCGCCCCTCCCGCCCGGGGCGGTCCTCGCGCCGGGGTACGAGGTCCTGGCCCACCTGGACCGCACCGGGTGGCTCGACCTGTACGACGCGTGGAGCGAGGAGCGGGACTGCCGGTGCGTGGTGAAGGTGCTGCGCCCCGACCACCGCGAAAGGGCGCGCTCGGCCGGGCGGCTGGTCCGGGAGGGCCGGTGGCTCCAGCGCTTCACGCATCCGCACCTGGTCCGCGCCTACGAGACCTTCGAGTCCCCCGAGCCGCTCGTCGTACTCGAAACGCTGACGGGCGAGACACTGTCCCACCTCATCGAACGGCTGCCCCGGCGGGCGTCGGCCGCGGACGTGGCCGTCCTGGGCGGGCAGTTGTGCTCCGCGCTGCACTACCTGCACGGCCGGGGACTGCTGCACCTGGACCTGAAGCCGGCCAACGTCGTGGTGGAGTGCGGTCACGCGAAGGTGCTCGACCTCAGCGTCGCGCGCCCACCCGGCGCCGCCCCGGCAGGTGTCGGCACGTTCGGGTACATGGCCCCCGAGCAGGCGCGCGGCGGCCTCCTGTCGGCTGCGGCCGACGTCTGGGGCATCGGCGTCATCTTGTACGAACTCGCCACCGGAGAGCTCCCGTTCGACCCCGGGGACACCGTGGACGGGACCACGGACGGAGCCGCCCCGTACTGGTATCCGCAGCTCGAAGAGACCGCTCCGCCCGTCTGCGCGCGCCGGCGCCTGCCCGCGGCCCTGGCGGCCGCCGTCGACGGCTGTCTGCGCCCCGATCCGGCGGACAGGCCGTCGGTTCCCGAGCTCTCCGCGGCCTTGGACTCCACCTTGCCCCGGCGCCGGCGCGACCCTTCCGACGCGGGGTGA
- a CDS encoding ABC transporter ATP-binding protein has product MAEDPDAVVAAAPPVTPREAFRRFWPYTRGGRRWLVPILLFSMIGPLLDAAEIWLFKVVVDEVLVPRDLRPFLWIALAYLGLVLASGILEFADDVLSTWVGERFLLALRSDVYRHVQGLSLGFFERRRLGDVLSRITGDVDAIETFLLSGVANALYYVVQLGVFLGLLFYLSWDLTLLALVIVPLFFGAARRFSRLIKDASRERRRRSGSISAIAEESLGNIALVQAYNRQDTEESRFARESVGRFRAAMVSARIRSVYGPLVEVIELTGALAVMGLGTWKLAQGQLTLGGLLVFVALLGRLYSPIRDLSQLTNTFYAASASAERIIELLDQHPQVAEVEAARARRIGRARGDVEFRGVSFRYPGTERWALREVSFRVRPGTTLALVGTSGAGKSTVGKLQLRFYDPDEGAVLLDGTDLRELRLSELRENVAVVLQETLVFHGTVRENIAYGRPGATESDIVAAARAADADGFIRSLPEGYDTVVGQRGRTLSGGQAQRLAIARAMVRDAPVLLLDEPTTGLDAESARRIMEPLRRLMAGRTTVVISHNLLTVRDATSTVVLDRGRVVECGTHEELLVRGGAYARLHRVNGGPPGRDPGPRPGPESGTGPGSGPASPLKVLS; this is encoded by the coding sequence GTGGCAGAAGACCCCGACGCGGTCGTCGCCGCCGCGCCGCCCGTCACTCCGCGCGAGGCGTTCCGCCGCTTCTGGCCCTATACCCGGGGCGGCCGGCGCTGGCTCGTCCCGATCCTGCTCTTCAGCATGATCGGCCCGTTGCTCGACGCGGCCGAGATCTGGCTCTTCAAGGTCGTGGTGGACGAGGTCCTCGTTCCGCGCGATCTTCGCCCGTTCCTGTGGATCGCGTTGGCCTACCTGGGCCTCGTCCTCGCCTCCGGCATCCTCGAATTCGCCGACGACGTGCTCTCCACGTGGGTCGGCGAACGTTTTCTGCTGGCCCTGCGCTCGGACGTCTACCGGCACGTCCAGGGGCTCTCCCTCGGGTTCTTCGAACGGCGGCGGCTGGGTGACGTACTGTCCCGCATCACCGGCGACGTCGACGCGATCGAGACGTTCCTCCTCTCCGGCGTGGCCAACGCCCTCTACTACGTCGTCCAGTTGGGCGTCTTCCTCGGCCTGCTCTTCTACCTGAGCTGGGACCTCACCCTCCTCGCGCTCGTGATCGTGCCGCTCTTCTTTGGCGCGGCCCGGCGCTTCTCCCGGCTCATCAAGGACGCCTCGCGCGAGCGGCGCCGTCGCAGCGGGTCGATCAGCGCGATAGCCGAGGAGTCGCTCGGCAACATCGCGCTGGTGCAGGCGTACAACCGGCAGGACACGGAGGAGAGCCGGTTCGCCCGCGAGAGCGTGGGCCGCTTCCGCGCCGCGATGGTCTCGGCGCGGATCCGCTCCGTGTACGGCCCCCTCGTCGAGGTCATCGAACTGACCGGCGCACTGGCCGTGATGGGCCTGGGCACCTGGAAGCTGGCCCAGGGCCAGCTCACCCTGGGCGGGCTGCTGGTCTTCGTCGCCCTGCTGGGCCGGCTCTACAGTCCCATCCGCGATCTGTCCCAACTCACGAACACCTTCTACGCGGCGTCCGCGTCGGCCGAGCGCATCATCGAACTGCTCGACCAGCACCCGCAGGTCGCCGAGGTCGAGGCCGCCCGTGCCCGGAGGATCGGGCGCGCCCGGGGCGATGTCGAGTTCCGCGGCGTCTCGTTCCGCTATCCGGGCACGGAGCGATGGGCCCTGCGCGAGGTGTCCTTCCGCGTACGGCCCGGTACGACGCTGGCGCTGGTCGGGACGAGCGGCGCCGGCAAGTCCACGGTCGGCAAACTCCAACTGCGCTTCTACGACCCGGACGAGGGGGCCGTCCTCCTCGACGGCACCGATCTGCGGGAGCTGCGGCTGTCCGAACTGCGCGAGAACGTCGCGGTGGTGCTCCAGGAGACGCTCGTCTTCCACGGCACCGTACGGGAGAACATCGCGTACGGGCGGCCCGGCGCGACCGAGTCCGACATCGTCGCCGCGGCGCGCGCGGCCGATGCCGACGGGTTCATCCGGTCCCTGCCCGAGGGCTACGACACCGTCGTGGGCCAGCGGGGCCGGACGCTGTCCGGCGGGCAGGCCCAGCGCCTGGCGATCGCCCGCGCGATGGTCCGGGACGCACCCGTCCTGCTCCTGGACGAACCGACCACCGGCCTGGACGCCGAGTCGGCCCGCCGGATCATGGAACCGCTGCGCCGGCTGATGGCCGGGCGGACCACGGTCGTGATCTCCCACAACCTGCTGACCGTCCGCGACGCCACGTCCACGGTGGTGCTGGACCGGGGCCGGGTCGTCGAGTGCGGCACCCACGAGGAACTGCTCGTACGGGGCGGCGCCTACGCCCGCCTGCACCGGGTCAACGGCGGCCCGCCCGGACGGGATCCCGGACCCCGACCCGGACCCGAGTCCGGAACGGGACCCGGATCCGGTCCCGCCTCCCCGTTGAAGGTCCTGTCATGA
- a CDS encoding chaplin gives MKIRTLAVGAALVIGATLGGIGSASADAAAEGYAIGSPGVLSGNVVQIPVHIPINICGNSINILGALNPAAGNTCINT, from the coding sequence ATGAAGATCCGTACTCTGGCCGTCGGGGCCGCTCTGGTGATCGGCGCGACGCTGGGCGGTATCGGCAGCGCGTCCGCCGACGCCGCGGCCGAGGGCTACGCCATCGGTTCGCCGGGCGTCCTCTCGGGCAACGTCGTCCAGATCCCGGTCCACATCCCGATCAACATCTGCGGCAACAGCATCAACATCCTCGGGGCGCTGAACCCGGCCGCCGGCAACACCTGCATCAACACCTGA
- a CDS encoding MFS transporter — MTVGGTAAKSAGPVGGRWVGALSLANLGVWVGWFGPLQLLLARQAEQLTPDHKAATLALVTGVGAAVSMVANPVFGALSDRTTAPVGRRIPWVVAGVLGGAAGLLVLARASSVTVVIAGWCLVQLALNAAFAALTAAVPDQVPPRQRGLVGGWLGVSQVGGILAGTALATAAGGIGAGYLACAAFSVLAAVPYVVMRRDARLWPAERPAFRWRSFLTGFWIDPRRHPDFGWAWLTRFLMNLSYSVSTMYLLYYLTDAVRYEGDADTGVLVLTALNALTLLATVVVSGVRSDRTGRRKVYVIGAGLVIAAATLLLAVWQTWTGAVVASLVLGVGFGVYTSVDFALLTDVLPTAQDRGRDLGVINIANALPQVLAPVIAAPVVTHLGGYTALYALAGALALAGSVLVRRIRGVA, encoded by the coding sequence ATGACCGTCGGGGGGACGGCCGCGAAGTCCGCCGGCCCGGTCGGCGGCCGGTGGGTGGGCGCGCTGTCCCTCGCCAACCTGGGGGTCTGGGTGGGCTGGTTCGGCCCGCTCCAGCTCCTTCTGGCCCGCCAGGCGGAGCAGCTCACCCCGGACCACAAGGCGGCGACGCTCGCGTTGGTGACGGGGGTGGGCGCGGCCGTCTCGATGGTCGCCAATCCGGTGTTCGGAGCCCTGTCGGACCGTACGACGGCCCCGGTCGGGCGGCGGATCCCCTGGGTGGTGGCGGGGGTCCTGGGCGGGGCGGCCGGACTGCTCGTCCTTGCCCGGGCTTCGAGCGTGACCGTGGTGATCGCGGGCTGGTGCCTGGTCCAACTGGCCCTCAACGCGGCCTTCGCCGCCCTGACCGCCGCCGTCCCCGACCAGGTCCCGCCGCGGCAGCGGGGGCTGGTCGGCGGCTGGCTGGGGGTCTCCCAGGTAGGCGGGATCCTGGCCGGCACGGCGCTGGCCACGGCCGCGGGCGGCATCGGCGCCGGGTACCTCGCGTGCGCCGCCTTCTCGGTGCTCGCGGCCGTCCCGTACGTGGTGATGCGGCGCGACGCGCGGCTGTGGCCCGCCGAACGGCCCGCGTTCCGGTGGCGGTCCTTCCTCACCGGCTTCTGGATCGATCCCCGCCGCCATCCCGACTTCGGCTGGGCCTGGTTGACGCGTTTCCTGATGAACCTGTCGTACTCCGTCAGCACGATGTACCTGCTGTACTACCTGACCGACGCGGTGCGCTACGAGGGCGACGCGGACACCGGCGTCCTGGTCCTGACGGCGCTCAACGCGCTCACCCTGCTCGCCACGGTGGTGGTCAGCGGCGTCCGCTCGGACCGTACGGGCCGCCGGAAGGTCTACGTCATCGGGGCGGGGCTGGTCATCGCGGCGGCCACCCTGCTGCTCGCCGTCTGGCAGACCTGGACCGGGGCGGTCGTCGCCTCACTGGTCCTCGGGGTGGGCTTCGGCGTCTACACGTCGGTGGACTTCGCCCTGCTGACGGACGTGCTGCCGACGGCGCAGGACCGCGGCCGCGACCTCGGCGTCATCAACATCGCCAACGCGCTGCCCCAGGTACTGGCTCCGGTGATCGCCGCGCCGGTGGTCACGCACCTCGGCGGGTACACGGCGCTGTACGCGCTCGCGGGCGCCCTGGCGCTGGCGGGGTCGGTGCTGGTCCGCCGTATCCGCGGGGTCGCGTAG
- a CDS encoding GH1 family beta-glucosidase produces the protein MTASVPAFPADFLWGVSASAFQIEGSTTADGRGPSSWDAFTKEPGRVKDGSHAEVATDHYRRYREDVALMAGLGVGAYRFSVSWSRVLPDGHGRVNRAGLDFYDRLVDALCTAGIAPVPTLFHWDTPLALEEKGGWLSRDTAERFAAYASVVAERLADRVPMWITINEPAEVTLLGYGIGEHAPGRSLVFDALPAAHHQLLAHGLGVQALRAAGARQIGIAASHSPVRPASGSAEDRGAAELYDLLTNRLFADPVLTGAYPDEGLASMLPGPVAEDLKAISAPLDWYGINYYNPMLVGAPQPAASASEFGGIEIPADLPFALRPMEGYEHTDFGWPVVPEGLRELLVSLRERYGDRLPPLYITENGCSYGDGPDPVTGRIADTRRIAYHAGHLGALHRAMAQGVDVRGYFIWSILDNFEWAEGYRQRFGLVHVDYETLERTPKESYAWYRDVIKGGR, from the coding sequence ATGACCGCGTCCGTACCCGCGTTCCCCGCCGATTTCCTCTGGGGCGTCTCCGCCTCGGCGTTCCAGATCGAAGGCTCGACCACCGCCGACGGGCGGGGTCCCTCCTCGTGGGACGCGTTCACCAAGGAGCCCGGGCGCGTCAAGGACGGCTCGCACGCGGAGGTGGCCACCGACCACTACCGCCGCTACCGCGAGGACGTGGCCCTGATGGCCGGACTCGGCGTCGGCGCCTACCGGTTCTCGGTCTCCTGGTCCCGGGTCCTGCCGGACGGCCACGGGCGGGTCAACCGCGCGGGGCTGGACTTCTACGACCGCCTGGTCGACGCGCTGTGCACGGCCGGCATCGCGCCGGTGCCCACCCTGTTCCACTGGGACACCCCGCTCGCCCTGGAGGAGAAGGGCGGCTGGCTCAGCCGCGACACCGCCGAGCGGTTCGCGGCGTACGCCTCGGTGGTCGCCGAGCGGCTCGCCGACCGCGTCCCGATGTGGATCACCATCAACGAACCCGCCGAGGTCACCCTCCTGGGGTACGGCATCGGCGAGCACGCCCCCGGCAGGAGCCTCGTCTTCGACGCCCTGCCCGCCGCCCACCACCAGCTGCTGGCCCACGGCCTGGGCGTACAGGCGCTGCGCGCCGCGGGCGCCCGGCAGATCGGCATCGCCGCCTCGCACAGCCCGGTCCGCCCGGCGAGCGGGAGCGCGGAGGACCGCGGCGCGGCCGAACTGTACGACCTGCTCACCAACCGGCTCTTCGCCGACCCGGTCCTGACGGGCGCCTATCCCGACGAGGGCCTCGCCTCGATGCTGCCCGGCCCGGTGGCCGAGGACCTGAAGGCCATCTCCGCCCCCCTGGACTGGTACGGGATCAACTACTACAACCCGATGCTCGTCGGCGCCCCGCAACCGGCCGCCTCCGCGAGCGAGTTCGGCGGCATCGAGATACCGGCCGACCTCCCCTTCGCCCTCCGGCCGATGGAGGGGTACGAACACACCGACTTCGGCTGGCCGGTGGTCCCGGAGGGCCTGCGCGAACTGCTCGTCTCCCTGCGCGAGCGCTACGGTGACCGGCTGCCGCCGCTGTACATCACCGAGAACGGCTGCTCGTACGGGGACGGGCCCGATCCCGTGACGGGACGGATCGCCGACACGCGCCGCATCGCGTACCACGCGGGCCATCTCGGCGCCCTGCACCGGGCGATGGCGCAGGGGGTCGACGTCCGCGGCTACTTCATCTGGTCGATCCTCGACAACTTCGAGTGGGCCGAGGGGTACCGGCAGCGGTTCGGGCTGGTCCACGTCGACTACGAGACGCTGGAGCGGACGCCGAAGGAGTCGTACGCCTGGTACCGCGACGTGATCAAGGGCGGCAGATGA
- the polX gene encoding DNA polymerase/3'-5' exonuclease PolX, whose amino-acid sequence MARANEKVEALLQEYADLIAISGGDSFKARAYEKAARAIGGHPADVAGLDVKGLREIPNVGKSIAEKIVEYLGTGHVPDIEARRAAVPAGVRALTAIPGLGPRKALVLYEELGVSSVEQLEQAIHEERLRDLKGFGEQTEQNILHGISVLKKADGRILLGAAMDIAEQIVAEMERVPGCVRCTYAGSLRRMRESIGDVDVLVAADRSAPFMTALAELPLVADVIAHGAKKTSVRTGTGLQVDLRVLPPASWGAGLQYFTGSKAHNIRTRALAVRQGLKLSEYGVFDAESGKSLASETEEEVYARLGLPWIPPTLREDRGEVAAGLKGELPVLVAEGDIRGDLHTHTDLTDGLASLEDMVAAAAARGYAYYAVTDHAPDLAMQRMTEEKILAQREQLRALDRTVRGMRLLHGTELNIGPDGGLDWPDGFLAGFDVCVASVHSHFGQSRAAMTRRFIRACENPHVAVIGHPTTRRIGRRPGVDADFDAVFEACARTGTALEINAHPERLDLGDEDILRAKRYGVKFAVNSDAHATTHLPYLRYGVGTAQRGWLTKDDVINAWPWTRLHRFLRDKRARA is encoded by the coding sequence ATGGCCAGGGCCAACGAGAAGGTCGAGGCGCTGCTCCAGGAGTACGCCGACCTGATCGCGATCAGCGGCGGCGACTCCTTCAAGGCGCGCGCGTACGAGAAGGCGGCCCGCGCCATCGGCGGCCACCCCGCCGATGTCGCCGGGCTCGACGTCAAGGGCCTGCGGGAGATCCCGAACGTGGGCAAGTCGATCGCCGAGAAGATCGTCGAGTACCTCGGCACCGGGCACGTCCCGGACATCGAGGCGCGCCGGGCCGCCGTCCCGGCCGGCGTGCGGGCCCTGACCGCGATCCCCGGCCTCGGCCCCCGCAAGGCCCTCGTCCTGTACGAGGAGCTGGGCGTCTCCTCCGTCGAGCAGCTGGAGCAGGCCATCCACGAGGAGCGGCTGCGCGACCTGAAGGGCTTCGGCGAGCAGACCGAGCAGAACATCCTCCACGGCATCTCCGTACTGAAAAAAGCCGACGGGCGGATCCTGCTCGGCGCCGCGATGGACATCGCCGAGCAGATCGTCGCCGAGATGGAGCGCGTCCCGGGGTGCGTACGGTGCACGTACGCGGGCTCGCTGCGCCGGATGCGCGAGAGCATCGGCGACGTCGACGTCCTGGTCGCGGCCGACAGGTCCGCACCCTTCATGACGGCGCTGGCCGAGCTCCCGCTCGTGGCCGACGTCATCGCGCACGGCGCGAAGAAGACCTCCGTCCGCACCGGCACCGGCCTCCAGGTGGACCTGCGCGTCCTGCCGCCCGCCTCCTGGGGGGCGGGGCTCCAGTACTTCACCGGATCCAAGGCGCACAACATCCGCACCCGCGCCCTCGCCGTGCGCCAAGGGCTCAAGCTCTCCGAGTACGGGGTCTTCGACGCGGAGAGCGGCAAGAGCCTCGCCTCGGAGACGGAGGAGGAGGTCTACGCCCGGCTCGGCCTGCCCTGGATCCCGCCGACCCTGCGCGAGGACCGCGGGGAGGTCGCGGCCGGGCTGAAGGGCGAACTCCCCGTGCTCGTGGCGGAGGGCGACATCCGCGGCGACCTGCACACCCACACCGACCTCACCGACGGGCTCGCGTCGCTGGAGGACATGGTCGCGGCGGCCGCCGCGCGCGGGTACGCGTACTACGCGGTCACCGACCACGCACCGGACCTCGCCATGCAGCGCATGACCGAGGAGAAGATCCTGGCGCAGCGCGAGCAGCTGCGGGCGCTGGACCGCACGGTGCGCGGGATGCGGCTGCTGCACGGCACGGAACTCAACATCGGCCCGGACGGCGGCCTGGACTGGCCGGACGGCTTCCTCGCCGGCTTCGACGTGTGCGTGGCCTCCGTCCACTCCCACTTCGGCCAGAGCCGGGCCGCGATGACCCGGCGCTTCATCCGGGCCTGCGAGAACCCGCACGTGGCCGTCATCGGCCACCCCACCACCCGGCGGATCGGCCGGCGCCCCGGCGTGGACGCGGACTTCGACGCCGTCTTCGAGGCCTGCGCGCGGACGGGGACCGCCCTGGAGATCAACGCGCATCCGGAGCGGCTCGACCTGGGCGACGAGGACATCCTGCGGGCGAAACGGTACGGGGTGAAGTTCGCGGTGAACTCGGACGCGCACGCCACCACGCATCTGCCGTACCTGCGCTACGGGGTGGGGACGGCGCAACGCGGCTGGCTCACGAAGGACGACGTCATCAACGCCTGGCCGTGGACCCGCCTGCACCGCTTCCTGCGGGACAAGCGGGCCCGGGCCTGA
- a CDS encoding sensor histidine kinase, whose protein sequence is MKLATRIALSVTVVVPLLVLAAGLLVLGLVSRDLHQQQDTRLQDRASAVLPDVKTLLAADRNGKPKVEQNQHRKVLGDVLDAGIRVRTADGAVVLEGGPQPADPVRLPERTADGPVTVRAKGRAWRVLTVPVAGPAPGTLWLFTPASAADPQVVAVRRRVLLVALLAAPVSGLLAYGLAGRATASVRRLSRRAAELDPGAGAAAFASAPVNIAEVDELSSAIGQLLARYEEQAARTAQALETARSFSSAASHELRTPLMSMRTDLDVLAAHPDLPAAERAEIVRDLQRDHARLLDLLTALRMLARGDLVEVSAFTPLDLSELVDSAAAECARRHPGALLDVELPPELRVFGWDAGLTILLANLLGNAVVHGHLPGEPARITVRVHAEGGYAVLTVDDAGPGIAPGEREAVFRRFHHRPGSPGSGLGLTLVAQQVALHQGSVVIGTPPGGAGTRFEVRLPLSAADAPTLRLPKRRDWISTRGG, encoded by the coding sequence GTGAAGCTCGCCACCCGCATCGCCCTCTCGGTGACCGTGGTGGTGCCCCTGCTGGTGCTCGCCGCGGGCCTGCTGGTGCTCGGACTGGTCAGCCGCGATCTGCACCAGCAGCAGGACACCCGGCTCCAGGACCGGGCCTCCGCCGTCCTCCCGGACGTCAAGACGCTGCTCGCGGCCGACCGCAACGGCAAGCCGAAGGTGGAGCAGAACCAGCACCGCAAGGTGCTCGGCGACGTCCTCGACGCCGGCATCCGTGTCCGGACGGCGGACGGAGCGGTCGTCCTGGAGGGCGGCCCGCAGCCCGCCGACCCGGTGCGGCTGCCCGAGCGGACCGCGGACGGCCCCGTCACCGTGCGGGCCAAGGGGCGCGCCTGGCGGGTGCTGACCGTCCCGGTGGCCGGTCCGGCGCCGGGCACGCTCTGGCTGTTCACCCCGGCCTCGGCGGCCGACCCGCAGGTCGTGGCCGTACGCCGACGGGTCCTCCTGGTGGCCCTGCTGGCGGCGCCGGTCTCGGGGCTGCTCGCGTACGGGCTGGCCGGCCGCGCCACCGCCTCCGTACGGAGGCTGAGCCGCCGGGCCGCCGAGCTCGACCCGGGCGCGGGCGCGGCGGCCTTCGCCAGCGCTCCCGTGAACATCGCCGAGGTGGACGAACTGTCGTCCGCCATCGGCCAGTTGCTCGCCCGGTACGAGGAGCAGGCCGCCCGCACCGCCCAGGCGCTGGAGACGGCCCGCTCGTTCTCCTCCGCCGCCTCCCACGAGCTGCGCACCCCGCTGATGAGCATGCGGACCGACCTGGACGTCCTGGCCGCCCATCCCGACCTCCCGGCCGCCGAACGGGCCGAGATCGTACGGGACTTGCAGCGTGACCACGCCCGGCTGCTGGACCTGCTCACGGCGCTGCGGATGCTGGCGAGGGGCGATCTGGTGGAGGTGTCCGCCTTCACCCCGCTCGATCTGTCCGAGCTGGTGGACTCGGCGGCCGCGGAGTGCGCCCGCCGCCACCCCGGCGCGCTGCTGGACGTGGAACTCCCGCCCGAACTCAGGGTGTTCGGATGGGACGCCGGGCTGACCATCCTGCTCGCCAACCTGCTGGGCAACGCGGTGGTGCACGGCCACCTGCCGGGCGAGCCGGCCAGGATCACGGTACGGGTGCACGCGGAGGGCGGGTACGCGGTGCTCACCGTGGACGACGCGGGGCCGGGCATCGCGCCCGGTGAGCGGGAGGCCGTGTTCCGGCGGTTCCACCACCGCCCCGGCAGCCCCGGCTCCGGGCTCGGTCTGACGCTCGTCGCCCAGCAGGTCGCCCTGCACCAGGGCTCCGTGGTGATCGGGACGCCGCCCGGCGGTGCGGGCACCCGCTTCGAGGTGCGCCTGCCGCTGTCGGCTGCGGACGCCCCGACCCTTCGGCTGCCGAAGCGGCGCGACTGGATCTCCACGCGGGGCGGCTGA